A window of Bradyrhizobium sp. AZCC 1610 contains these coding sequences:
- a CDS encoding DUF2312 domain-containing protein yields the protein MSDVTIPGGRIRSFVERIENIDAELAELNEQKKEVFSEAKGEGFDVKILREIIKLRKQDQDERDERESLLDLYMRAMETAPPEKAAKAA from the coding sequence ATGTCTGACGTCACCATTCCCGGCGGCCGGATTCGTTCTTTCGTCGAGCGGATCGAGAACATCGACGCCGAATTGGCGGAACTGAACGAGCAGAAGAAGGAAGTGTTTTCGGAGGCCAAGGGCGAGGGGTTTGATGTGAAGATCCTGAGGGAGATCATCAAGCTGAGGAAGCAGGACCAGGACGAGCGCGACGAGCGCGAAAGCCTGCTCGATCTCTACATGCGCGCGATGGAGACGGCGCCGCCGGAAAAGGCAGCGAAGGCGGCGTGA
- a CDS encoding ketopantoate reductase family protein has translation MRIAVVGAGAVGCYYGGLLLRAGHDVTFIGRQPHVDAINAHGLLLDTSTFKGHLPAKAATDATALAPPDLVLVCVKSADTEQAGRSLAGHLLPETSVLSLQNGVDNAPRLSSVTGHAVIPVVVYVGSEMAGPGHVRHHGGGDLAIGASAASEALAQTLQAAGIRTTIADDIEVTLWSKLIINCAFNALSAVADISYGPMLEVEGTRDVVTSAVREAASVARACGVSIPKDLIDHILRIPAAMPNQMSSTAQDLARGKPSEIDFLNGYVVRKGAELGVATPTNQALQVMVKLAERGKEISGDGSSPKGR, from the coding sequence ATGCGAATCGCGGTCGTCGGTGCTGGAGCTGTCGGATGCTACTATGGGGGACTGCTGCTCCGGGCCGGACATGACGTGACGTTCATCGGCAGGCAACCGCATGTCGACGCCATCAACGCCCATGGCCTGCTGTTGGATACCAGCACTTTCAAAGGACACCTGCCCGCCAAAGCCGCGACCGACGCAACCGCGCTTGCCCCGCCCGATCTGGTGCTGGTTTGCGTGAAGTCGGCCGATACCGAGCAGGCCGGCCGGTCGCTCGCCGGACACTTGCTGCCGGAAACATCCGTTCTCAGCCTGCAGAACGGCGTCGACAATGCGCCGCGTCTTAGCTCCGTCACCGGCCACGCCGTCATTCCCGTGGTCGTCTATGTCGGCAGCGAGATGGCCGGGCCTGGCCACGTCAGGCATCACGGCGGCGGCGACCTCGCCATCGGCGCCTCTGCCGCGAGCGAGGCGCTGGCACAAACGCTTCAAGCCGCCGGCATCCGCACCACGATCGCCGACGACATCGAGGTCACGCTATGGAGCAAGCTGATCATCAACTGCGCCTTCAACGCGCTTTCCGCCGTGGCTGATATTTCCTACGGACCGATGCTGGAAGTCGAGGGCACAAGGGATGTCGTCACAAGCGCGGTGCGGGAAGCGGCATCCGTCGCCCGTGCCTGCGGCGTATCGATCCCCAAAGACCTCATCGATCACATATTGAGAATCCCCGCCGCCATGCCGAACCAGATGTCGTCCACCGCGCAGGATCTTGCGCGCGGCAAGCCCAGCGAGATCGACTTTCTCAACGGCTATGTGGTGCGCAAGGGCGCCGAGTTGGGCGTTGCCACGCCAACCAATCAGGCCCTGCAGGTGATGGTGAAGCTGGCGGAACGGGGCAAGGAGATATCGGGGGACGGAAGTAGCCCGAAGGGTCGCTAG
- a CDS encoding Bug family tripartite tricarboxylate transporter substrate binding protein, translating to MPLSIDRRRALATISSFVAAPFLAPRVARAAETWPIRPVKYVNGFPAGGATDTLSRLLCQKMSELSGQSFVVENKAGAGGVLGADAVAKSPADGYTIGLGGIASNVLAIGSYAKLPYRPREDFTFISGMWQLPNILTAKKDLFSADLKELLAAFKKEPGKYTYASAGFGTTLHLSGEMMNSMAGVQVRHVPYRGAAPALNDLLGGNVDLLFDNLPGSLPSVRSGAIRPVAVTAKKRLAELPDVPAIAEFLPGYEITSWTALVGPANMPPDLVAQINALTVKALKDPWVQQRYADLGATTWPTTPQEISAYRDSEEGRLLPIMKAAGIKPEGG from the coding sequence ATGCCGCTGTCTATCGACCGCCGTCGCGCGCTTGCGACCATCAGCTCTTTCGTCGCCGCGCCGTTTCTGGCGCCACGTGTAGCCCGGGCGGCAGAGACCTGGCCGATCCGGCCCGTAAAATATGTCAACGGCTTTCCGGCCGGCGGCGCCACCGACACGCTCTCGCGCCTGCTCTGCCAGAAGATGAGTGAGCTGTCCGGCCAGTCCTTCGTTGTCGAGAACAAGGCCGGCGCCGGCGGCGTGCTGGGCGCGGACGCAGTCGCGAAATCGCCGGCGGACGGCTATACGATCGGGCTTGGCGGCATCGCCTCCAACGTGCTCGCGATCGGCAGCTACGCGAAACTGCCGTATCGCCCGCGCGAGGATTTCACCTTCATCTCCGGCATGTGGCAACTGCCGAACATCCTGACCGCAAAGAAGGACTTGTTCTCCGCGGATCTGAAGGAATTGCTCGCCGCGTTCAAGAAGGAGCCAGGCAAATACACCTACGCGTCCGCCGGCTTCGGCACCACGCTGCATCTCTCCGGCGAGATGATGAACAGCATGGCAGGCGTTCAGGTCAGGCACGTGCCCTATCGCGGTGCCGCGCCGGCGCTGAACGACCTGCTCGGCGGCAATGTCGATCTTTTGTTCGACAATCTGCCGGGCTCGCTGCCGAGCGTGCGCTCGGGCGCGATCAGGCCGGTGGCGGTCACCGCGAAGAAGCGGCTGGCGGAGCTTCCCGACGTGCCCGCGATCGCCGAATTCCTGCCCGGCTACGAGATCACCTCATGGACCGCGCTGGTCGGCCCCGCCAACATGCCGCCCGACCTCGTCGCGCAAATCAACGCGCTTACCGTGAAGGCCCTGAAGGACCCCTGGGTGCAACAGCGCTACGCCGACTTGGGGGCCACCACCTGGCCGACCACGCCGCAGGAGATATCAGCCTATCGCGACAGCGAGGAAGGGCGCCTGTTGCCGATCATGAAAGCGGCCGGGATCAAGCCGGAGGGCGGGTGA
- the hisC gene encoding histidinol-phosphate transaminase yields the protein MSRFWSSLTHDLKPYVPGEQPRMAELVKLNTNESPFGPSPRALEAIRGEATDALRLYPDPQASALRAALATYHQVRSEQIFVGNGSDEVLAHAFAALLKHDAPLLFPDITYSFYPVYCRLFGIAYETVPLDQAMQIRVADYRRPAGALVIPNPNAPTGVALSRAEIVSLLEEHPDAPVVIDEAYVDFGAETAIPLVVSHPNLLVVQTMSKSRALAGLRVGYAIGDADLIEALTRVKDSFNSYPLGRPAQAGAIASLEDEAYFQQSRARVIEGRERLNRGLVGLGFEVLPSSANFVFARHLAHEGAALATALRQRAVIVRHFPTPRISDYLRISVGTDGQIDRLLSALSDILGNP from the coding sequence ATGAGCCGTTTCTGGAGCAGCTTGACGCACGACCTAAAACCCTATGTGCCGGGCGAACAGCCCCGCATGGCGGAGCTGGTCAAGCTCAACACCAATGAAAGTCCGTTTGGCCCTTCCCCACGCGCGCTGGAAGCGATTCGCGGCGAGGCGACTGATGCGTTGCGTCTGTATCCGGACCCACAGGCGTCAGCGCTGCGCGCTGCCTTGGCCACCTACCACCAGGTACGGTCAGAACAAATATTCGTCGGCAATGGCTCGGACGAGGTGCTGGCGCACGCCTTCGCCGCTCTGCTGAAGCATGATGCGCCGTTGCTCTTCCCTGATATCACCTACAGTTTCTACCCGGTCTATTGCCGCCTGTTCGGCATCGCCTACGAGACCGTCCCGCTCGATCAGGCCATGCAAATCCGCGTTGCCGATTATCGCCGGCCGGCCGGCGCGCTCGTCATACCCAATCCGAATGCGCCAACCGGGGTTGCGCTGTCACGGGCCGAGATCGTTTCTCTGTTGGAGGAACATCCCGACGCTCCCGTTGTCATCGACGAGGCCTATGTCGATTTCGGCGCCGAGACCGCGATACCGCTGGTCGTCTCCCACCCGAACCTTCTGGTCGTTCAAACCATGTCCAAGTCCCGGGCCCTGGCGGGTTTGCGGGTTGGCTATGCGATCGGCGACGCCGACCTGATCGAGGCGCTCACCCGGGTAAAGGACAGCTTCAACTCCTATCCCCTTGGCCGGCCTGCCCAGGCCGGCGCCATCGCCTCTTTGGAAGACGAAGCCTATTTTCAACAGAGCCGCGCTCGCGTGATCGAAGGCCGGGAGCGGCTGAACCGCGGTCTGGTCGGGCTCGGCTTCGAAGTGCTGCCGTCCTCCGCCAACTTCGTCTTCGCGCGTCATCTGGCGCACGAGGGCGCGGCGCTGGCCACCGCGCTGCGCCAGCGGGCGGTGATCGTCCGCCATTTTCCCACGCCACGTATCTCCGACTATCTGCGGATAAGTGTGGGCACCGACGGGCAAATCGACCGGCTGTTGTCGGCCCTGTCGGACATCCTGGGTAACCCGTAA
- a CDS encoding NADPH-dependent FMN reductase, producing the protein MSYRILVFYGSYRSDRMGIRLAQFVVEGFAARGDDVELIDAKAIGLPMLDRMYKEYPKGGAPAALEKLAEQIRTADGFVFVTGEYNWGIQPGLKNLTDHFLEEWFWRPAAIASYSAGRFSGARAALAWHGTLSEMGMVVISSSIAVGPIAQTLTEDGKPTGEGGKALSHAFPRFADDLVWWMEAAREQRERKKPPY; encoded by the coding sequence ATGAGCTACCGCATTCTCGTCTTTTACGGCTCCTACCGTTCCGACCGCATGGGCATCCGGCTCGCGCAATTCGTCGTCGAGGGGTTTGCCGCGCGCGGCGACGATGTCGAGCTGATCGACGCCAAGGCGATCGGCCTGCCGATGCTGGACCGGATGTACAAGGAATATCCGAAAGGCGGCGCGCCGGCGGCGCTCGAAAAATTGGCCGAGCAGATCCGCACCGCTGACGGCTTTGTCTTCGTTACAGGCGAATACAATTGGGGCATACAGCCGGGGCTGAAAAACCTCACCGACCATTTCCTCGAAGAATGGTTCTGGCGGCCTGCGGCGATCGCCAGCTATTCGGCCGGCCGCTTCTCCGGTGCGCGCGCCGCGCTGGCATGGCACGGCACGCTTTCGGAAATGGGCATGGTGGTGATTTCGAGCTCGATCGCCGTCGGGCCGATCGCGCAGACGCTGACGGAAGACGGCAAACCGACCGGCGAGGGCGGCAAGGCGCTGTCACACGCGTTTCCGCGCTTTGCCGATGATCTCGTGTGGTGGATGGAGGCGGCAAGAGAGCAGCGGGAGCGCAAGAAGCCGCCATATTGA
- a CDS encoding oxygenase MpaB family protein: MPLLLSDDDFENSLDTVREAAADPIKGIFGPDSLTWRVDREAAIFLGAGRALLLQLAHPWVAAAISEHSRTFADPVGRFHRTFNITFTMVFGTLDQALAASRRLHRRHAAVTGILPQAAGRFEAGSAYTANEVSALRWVHATLVETALQTHDLVLPALTNSEREQYWAEAKLYAALFGVRPADLPADWTSFAAYTEAMSQFDILAVSPAARDIAEQIFSGSATGLRVPRWYRALTAHLLPERLAQEFGFDFGEREARSMNRALAWIRRIYPRLPMRLRAVGPYQEALARLQGDKQPDLAVRWLNRLWIGRPMME; this comes from the coding sequence ATGCCGTTGCTGTTGTCCGACGATGATTTTGAAAACAGTCTCGACACCGTTCGCGAGGCGGCGGCCGATCCAATCAAAGGAATCTTCGGTCCGGATTCGCTGACGTGGCGGGTCGACCGCGAGGCGGCGATTTTCCTTGGCGCGGGGCGGGCGCTGTTGCTGCAGCTGGCGCACCCCTGGGTCGCCGCCGCCATATCGGAGCATTCCCGGACCTTTGCCGATCCGGTTGGCCGGTTTCACCGGACCTTCAACATTACTTTCACGATGGTGTTCGGCACGCTCGATCAGGCGTTGGCCGCAAGCCGCCGGCTGCATCGGCGTCACGCCGCGGTGACCGGAATATTGCCACAGGCGGCAGGCCGCTTCGAAGCCGGCTCTGCCTACACCGCCAATGAGGTCTCGGCGCTGCGGTGGGTTCATGCCACGCTGGTGGAGACCGCGTTGCAGACGCATGATCTTGTCTTGCCCGCACTCACGAACAGCGAGCGCGAACAATACTGGGCTGAGGCGAAGCTGTACGCGGCGTTGTTCGGCGTGCGGCCGGCCGACCTGCCTGCGGACTGGACGTCGTTCGCCGCCTACACGGAGGCAATGTCGCAATTCGATATTCTCGCGGTCAGTCCCGCCGCCCGCGACATTGCCGAGCAGATTTTTTCAGGCTCCGCCACCGGACTGCGCGTGCCCAGATGGTATCGCGCGCTGACGGCCCATTTGCTGCCGGAGCGGTTGGCCCAGGAATTCGGATTTGACTTCGGCGAACGCGAAGCGCGCAGCATGAACCGGGCGCTGGCGTGGATCCGGCGCATCTATCCACGCCTTCCCATGCGCCTGCGCGCGGTGGGCCCTTATCAGGAGGCGCTGGCGCGCCTGCAAGGTGACAAGCAGCCGGACCTGGCCGTGCGCTGGCTCAACAGATTGTGGATCGGCCGGCCGATGATGGAATGA
- a CDS encoding DUF6894 family protein, which produces MAQVYFHCSNSREVRIDRSGEAVSDLAEARDRAACIVRSLIMGRDAEDWRDWVVHVSDDFDEEIFVLPFAFVLGKPH; this is translated from the coding sequence ATGGCCCAGGTTTATTTCCACTGCTCGAATTCCCGGGAAGTCCGGATCGATCGATCCGGCGAAGCGGTGAGCGACCTCGCCGAGGCACGCGACCGCGCGGCCTGCATCGTCCGCTCGCTGATCATGGGACGCGACGCGGAAGACTGGCGCGACTGGGTCGTGCATGTCAGCGACGATTTCGACGAAGAGATCTTCGTTCTGCCGTTCGCCTTCGTCCTCGGCAAGCCGCATTGA
- a CDS encoding adenylate/guanylate cyclase domain-containing protein has product MSETETLFAALRQSSDEAVVDVLERMVRDAPDHALNKMNALDLAGMEGIDEERVIATLLNAVGLGMFEMTWNVMCPSCAGVLSANKSLKTLDRAQYHCAFCAAGYETTLDNLVEVTFTVSPRVRKIAAHNPDELSAAEYYRQIFWSSAIDLPDDLERLLDDVTLEIVDLPAGERAILSLQVPQGTLIMFDPVTHAAQFLEVSGEETSERQNLSVIFNRVQVPVDTVTLRPGPLRLALDNRTDGRVLPAVWVANPALDDLLKRRKLVLTATRLLTNQTFRDIYRTDTLAIGQRLKILSLTFLFSDLKDSTELYERVGDLTAFDLVNEHFRLLQEIIASERGAIVKTIGDAVMATFETPDRAIAAAIRMREAMSDLGAERQHQSLRLKMGIHEGSCLAVTLNGQQDYFGQTVNIASRVQGLAASRSIVVTESVVENAHARALLETNGLKPAPRRVALSGIADKVSVYEIS; this is encoded by the coding sequence ATGAGTGAAACCGAGACTTTGTTTGCGGCCTTGCGTCAGTCGTCCGACGAAGCCGTTGTGGATGTGCTCGAGCGTATGGTGCGGGATGCGCCGGATCATGCCTTGAACAAGATGAACGCGCTTGATCTCGCAGGCATGGAGGGGATCGACGAAGAGCGGGTCATCGCAACACTCCTGAATGCAGTAGGGCTCGGCATGTTCGAGATGACATGGAACGTGATGTGCCCAAGCTGCGCCGGGGTTCTTTCCGCCAACAAAAGCCTGAAGACCCTGGATCGGGCGCAGTATCATTGCGCTTTCTGCGCTGCGGGCTATGAGACGACGCTCGATAATCTGGTCGAGGTGACCTTCACGGTAAGCCCGCGCGTGCGGAAGATCGCGGCCCATAATCCCGACGAATTGTCCGCGGCCGAATATTATCGCCAGATATTCTGGAGTTCGGCGATCGATCTTCCGGACGATCTGGAGCGGCTGCTGGACGATGTCACGCTCGAAATCGTTGACTTGCCGGCAGGTGAAAGGGCCATCCTTTCCTTGCAGGTGCCGCAGGGCACGTTGATCATGTTCGATCCCGTGACGCATGCGGCCCAGTTCCTGGAGGTCAGCGGCGAAGAGACCAGCGAGCGCCAGAACCTGTCGGTGATCTTCAACAGGGTCCAGGTCCCCGTCGACACCGTTACCTTGCGCCCCGGGCCGCTGCGCCTGGCCTTGGACAACCGCACCGACGGTCGCGTGTTGCCGGCGGTGTGGGTGGCGAACCCGGCGCTGGACGACCTTCTGAAGCGACGAAAGTTGGTTCTCACGGCAACGCGTCTCCTCACCAATCAGACTTTTCGCGATATCTACCGGACCGACACGCTCGCCATCGGCCAGCGCCTCAAGATCCTGAGCCTGACTTTCCTGTTCAGCGATCTCAAGGACTCCACCGAGCTTTATGAGCGCGTCGGTGACCTCACTGCCTTCGATCTCGTCAACGAGCATTTCAGGCTGCTGCAGGAGATTATCGCGTCCGAAAGGGGGGCGATCGTGAAGACCATTGGCGACGCCGTCATGGCGACCTTCGAGACGCCCGACCGCGCCATTGCCGCTGCGATCCGCATGCGCGAGGCAATGAGCGATCTTGGCGCCGAGCGTCAGCATCAGAGCCTGCGCCTCAAGATGGGCATCCATGAAGGCTCATGCCTCGCGGTCACCCTCAATGGCCAGCAGGACTATTTTGGCCAGACGGTCAATATCGCCTCGCGCGTCCAGGGCCTTGCGGCCTCACGCTCGATCGTGGTGACGGAATCGGTGGTGGAGAACGCGCATGCCCGGGCGCTGCTCGAGACCAACGGGCTGAAGCCGGCGCCCCGACGCGTGGCGCTGAGCGGCATCGCGGACAAGGTGTCGGTCTACGAGATTTCCTGA
- a CDS encoding FMN-binding negative transcriptional regulator, translating to MHVLRPQFRIEESRALAFAADRSFGVVVAADERGPRGSHVPFVLARRDDRVIVQIHLTAKNPLVELADGIRRFLLIVAGDDAYVSNDWYASRDNVSTWLYEAVHLSGVAHLRAPDENRSHGDALLAVSEARLPKQPWDLTRMEPTKRETMLASIRVIDLVVDQIEGQSKLNQHKSDEDHMAVANHLARAEETGSRRLAGKMRALRPGLGYDVEQ from the coding sequence ATGCATGTTCTCCGACCCCAGTTTCGCATCGAGGAGAGCCGCGCGCTCGCCTTCGCGGCCGACCGCAGTTTTGGCGTGGTCGTCGCCGCGGATGAACGCGGCCCGCGCGGGTCGCACGTGCCGTTTGTGCTCGCGCGGCGCGACGATCGCGTGATCGTCCAGATTCATCTGACGGCCAAGAATCCGCTCGTCGAACTCGCCGACGGCATCAGGCGCTTCCTCCTGATCGTCGCCGGCGACGACGCCTATGTCTCCAACGACTGGTATGCCTCGCGCGACAACGTCTCGACCTGGCTCTACGAGGCCGTGCATCTCTCCGGCGTCGCGCATCTGCGTGCGCCCGATGAGAACCGCAGCCACGGCGACGCGCTGCTCGCGGTCTCCGAGGCGCGCCTGCCGAAACAGCCGTGGGACCTTACCCGGATGGAGCCCACCAAGCGCGAAACGATGCTCGCCTCGATCCGCGTCATCGATCTCGTCGTCGACCAGATCGAGGGCCAGTCAAAGCTCAACCAGCACAAGAGCGATGAGGACCACATGGCGGTCGCCAACCATTTGGCCCGCGCGGAGGAGACGGGAAGCAGAAGGTTGGCCGGGAAGATGCGGGCGCTGCGGCCGGGGCTGGGATATGACGTTGAGCAGTAG
- a CDS encoding tRNA-binding protein, with protein MTPLDYSPKSSLPTEPDDMPPLKPQATYDDFARLDIRIGKVVDVQPFPRARNPSLKVGVDVGADRIMWSSAQITNYEPAALLGSLVVCVCNLGAKNIAGFTSELLILGAKDASGNVIVLGPRSEVAIGEPIF; from the coding sequence GTGACGCCTCTCGACTATTCCCCGAAATCCAGTCTACCAACCGAGCCCGACGACATGCCCCCGCTAAAGCCCCAGGCCACCTACGACGATTTCGCCCGTCTCGACATCCGCATCGGCAAGGTCGTGGACGTCCAGCCGTTTCCCCGCGCGCGCAACCCGTCCCTTAAGGTCGGCGTCGACGTCGGCGCTGACAGGATCATGTGGTCGAGCGCCCAGATCACGAACTATGAGCCGGCGGCACTGCTCGGCTCGCTGGTCGTATGCGTCTGCAATCTGGGTGCGAAGAACATCGCGGGCTTCACGTCCGAACTCCTGATCCTCGGCGCAAAGGACGCGAGCGGCAACGTGATCGTGTTGGGCCCGCGCAGCGAGGTTGCGATCGGCGAGCCGATCTTTTGA
- a CDS encoding ROK family protein: protein MVKKTGKRASRHTILAIDVGGSRVKVMTNRERTRRAFASGPDLSAKVMVRKVKALTKDWSYDVISIGYPGPVANNRPLAEPHNLGLGWAGFDFEKAFGRPTKLVNDALMQAIGSYQGGRMLFLGLGTGLGSAMIVDGILEPMELAHLPYRAGKTFEQCVGAAALKRVGKKKWQRAVDDVLAHLLAALEPDYVMLGGGNADKVDKLPRKVRLGVNTNAFEGGFRLWKKGVVKRPGVRR, encoded by the coding sequence ATGGTGAAGAAAACCGGCAAGCGTGCATCGCGACACACGATCCTGGCGATCGACGTCGGCGGTTCGCGCGTGAAGGTCATGACCAACAGGGAGCGAACCAGGCGCGCGTTTGCGTCCGGTCCTGATCTTTCTGCGAAAGTGATGGTGAGGAAGGTCAAGGCGCTGACGAAAGACTGGTCCTATGACGTCATCTCGATCGGATATCCGGGGCCTGTGGCCAATAACCGGCCCTTGGCGGAGCCTCACAATCTCGGTCTCGGGTGGGCCGGTTTCGATTTCGAAAAGGCCTTCGGCCGCCCGACGAAGCTCGTCAACGATGCGCTGATGCAGGCGATCGGCAGCTACCAGGGCGGCCGGATGTTGTTCCTGGGCCTCGGAACAGGTCTTGGCTCCGCGATGATCGTGGATGGCATTCTGGAACCGATGGAGCTCGCTCACCTGCCGTACCGCGCGGGCAAGACGTTCGAGCAATGCGTCGGCGCCGCAGCCCTCAAGCGCGTTGGCAAGAAGAAATGGCAACGCGCGGTCGATGACGTCCTGGCGCACCTGCTAGCCGCACTGGAGCCGGATTACGTCATGCTGGGCGGCGGAAACGCCGACAAGGTCGACAAGCTGCCGCGCAAGGTCCGCCTCGGCGTCAACACCAATGCATTCGAGGGCGGATTTCGGCTGTGGAAGAAGGGGGTAGTCAAACGGCCCGGCGTACGCCGCTAG
- a CDS encoding septal ring lytic transglycosylase RlpA family protein, protein MSSIGCTGTSCVDVRAGRTQLEAPLVPAARAGKFIRLLAVTLGAASLAACAQSSVVTQKSELRAIRQASLDQDRTTSSMMKRRVAALRKHTASRRNAGGIKTASHGVASFYTEGTKTASGEKFNTLEMTAAHPTLPFGTKLRVTNVASGRSVTVRVNDRGPYVQGRVVDVSYSAADALGMVGKGVAKVKLDVVD, encoded by the coding sequence ATGTCTTCCATTGGCTGCACCGGTACTTCGTGCGTTGACGTCAGAGCAGGCCGTACTCAACTTGAAGCGCCGCTGGTCCCGGCCGCGCGTGCAGGGAAATTCATACGGCTGCTTGCTGTCACGCTCGGAGCGGCATCGCTTGCGGCCTGCGCGCAGTCCTCGGTCGTCACCCAAAAATCCGAACTTCGCGCTATCAGGCAGGCGTCGCTGGATCAGGATCGAACGACATCGTCCATGATGAAGAGGCGCGTGGCCGCGTTGAGAAAGCACACCGCGTCGCGCAGAAATGCAGGCGGCATCAAAACGGCCTCGCATGGGGTTGCCAGCTTCTACACCGAGGGAACGAAGACCGCGAGCGGCGAAAAGTTCAACACGCTCGAAATGACCGCAGCTCATCCAACGTTGCCCTTCGGCACCAAGTTGCGCGTGACAAACGTTGCGAGCGGCCGGTCCGTGACGGTGCGGGTCAATGACCGCGGTCCCTACGTTCAGGGGCGCGTTGTCGATGTCTCCTATTCCGCGGCCGACGCGCTGGGAATGGTGGGGAAGGGCGTTGCCAAGGTCAAACTCGACGTGGTGGACTAG
- the pdxY gene encoding pyridoxal kinase PdxY, whose translation MNVISIQSQVAYGHVGNSAAVFPMQMHGIDVVAVPTTLLSNRPGYPTIRGRVLDAELVADLLRGIEERGAVDAAQMILSGYLGSADNAAVVADFVARAKAKNPALLYCCDPVLGDRDRGLFVHADIPPLVRDLLCPLADIITPNHFEFEWLSGAKATTIDQVLKAARAFMARGTVVITSAELADTPEGEIETLAVERARSFRVRTPKLPISPNGTGDLFAALLVAARLRGADTPDALSHAASAIFAVLERTAASGTEEMRIVESAEWLVHPKRRLECIAVGQ comes from the coding sequence ATGAACGTGATTTCTATCCAGTCGCAGGTCGCCTACGGCCATGTCGGCAACAGCGCCGCCGTCTTCCCCATGCAGATGCACGGGATCGACGTGGTGGCGGTGCCGACCACGCTGTTGAGCAACCGGCCGGGCTACCCGACCATCCGCGGCCGGGTGCTCGATGCAGAACTGGTTGCCGATCTGCTGCGCGGGATCGAGGAGCGCGGCGCGGTCGATGCCGCGCAAATGATCCTGTCGGGTTATCTCGGCTCGGCCGACAACGCCGCCGTGGTCGCGGACTTCGTCGCGCGCGCCAAGGCCAAAAATCCCGCGCTGCTTTATTGCTGCGACCCCGTGCTCGGGGATCGCGATCGCGGCCTGTTCGTCCACGCCGACATCCCGCCGCTGGTGCGCGATCTTCTGTGCCCGCTGGCCGATATCATCACGCCCAATCATTTCGAGTTCGAATGGCTGTCCGGGGCCAAGGCCACAACGATCGATCAGGTGCTCAAGGCGGCGCGCGCGTTCATGGCGCGCGGGACGGTCGTCATCACCAGCGCCGAGCTTGCCGACACGCCTGAAGGCGAGATCGAGACGCTCGCCGTCGAGCGCGCGAGATCCTTTCGCGTGCGCACGCCAAAACTGCCGATCAGCCCGAACGGCACTGGCGATCTGTTTGCCGCGCTCTTGGTGGCCGCGCGCCTCCGTGGCGCCGACACGCCGGATGCGCTCAGCCACGCCGCCTCCGCCATCTTCGCCGTGCTGGAGCGCACCGCGGCCAGCGGCACAGAGGAAATGCGCATCGTCGAGAGCGCGGAGTGGCTGGTTCACCCGAAGCGCCGGCTCGAATGTATCGCCGTCGGCCAGTAG